The DNA window CAAGTTTACCATATAAGCAGAATGGCTGAATGGTTACCACTCTTCATTGAGACAGGGTCTATGTTCACAGCCTTTCTGCCAGATCTGGTGAAGCGAGGAAGCTATCTTGCTGAGCTGGAGCTGTATTGTGCCTGACAGGAGAAATGAACTCATCACAGGAGAGCTAAGGCCCAACTGGCTGGAAAGACTTGAATTCAAGACATCTCAGTCTATGGAGACTACCCATCTTGTTATAAGGGATAACAGCCACCTGCATTTGCAGGCATATGTTCTATTCATTGTATTTTGTACATAGCCTGAACTTTGCCTCTTTCCCCAAGTTTCCTAAATTTATCCAAATAGCACTGGGTATCATATGTAGAGGACATGTAAATGGAAACCCACGCCATTCTCATTTTCTCATTTTTGCTGTCCACACCTGCATGACTCCTGCCTGATGTCCAAGGGAGGATATAAGTAGGACACATGAGGAACATTTGGGAGCAGGGGAGGACTATGCTCATGTTGACAGCTATGGGTTCTCCAATTCTGGCGACAGACTTGAAACGATGCTCCATTTAGGATGTAGTCACTTTGAATTGAGAGAGACCTTTTGGAACGGCCTGCAGCTGTAAGTACAGCCTGCCTAGAAGGCAGCCCTCTATACTATAGTCTTTCTCTGCCCATTTCAGGTCTCTGTATGCTGCTGTTCACTTGTAGCTGGTGCATCAATAAAAACTTTATAGAATAGAAAAAATAAGCTGCTGGTAGCATGCAGGCAGGTGTCTGTATTAACACTCATAATCAAGTTGAAAGTGGGTAGTGAGTCACCGGCTCCGAATAAGTGTTTAATCCTATGCATCTGTGTGAAAAGTGCAACCAAGGGCAAATTCCCACCACTCTCTTAGAGGTTTTTAATGGCATCATTCCTCTGGGCGAGATGGGTGCCCTGCTGTGAGAGTACAACCTAGCACCTCTAAAAGAGAGACAACCAACCCTAGGGAGATCTGTGCACTAAATGGAAGAGAGTACACTACAGGAGATACGGGATCAACAGGTGAGACAGACAATGTGCCTCTTTGAGAGAGATGAGCCACAAAGCGGGGAAGGGGGGAACTTTGGAGGGAACCAGGGGAGACAAGCAGAATAACACAGAACTTCAGCTCTAAAGGTGGCTTAGTTCAGGATGGAATGATAGGCTTCTAATGCAAATATAATTGCTGAGACAGACGCATGTCAGGAGCTCTAACCTCTGAAGGAGAGTCATCCCACCAAGGGACAATCTGATTTCAAATGAAATACAGTTCACTGTGTGATGATTTAATTTAAGGGAACAATGTCATACTATATAGAGATCATTATTATAAAGGAGGAACAGAACAAGCTTCTAAAAGTGGAAGGCAACACAATATCGTCTAGGGAAAACGACACACAAATGGAAGAGCACTGTACTGTGGCACATCCAAGCTACAAGGGAACTGGAGAGAACTGCAGGAACTTTACACTTCTAcgggggagagagagagtgcaCAATATGGGGGGTTTCTATCTGACAGACTGATACCCCATGTGGAAGAGAGACTACACTTAATGGAGAGATCCATACTTATAAGAGAGATAGTGATGTGAACTGAGATTGTCCTTCTTAGGGAGCAATTGCTCGCAGCTGGGATATCAAGCTCGTAAGGCAGAGATTGAACACTGTGGGGGATGTATAAAATCCAAAGGTGAAACTGCACACTGTTGGGTGATTAAAGATGTGAAAGGATACATGGTCCAAATGCCTCTAACGGGGTGAATGCAATACTGGGTGCTGGCTTTTGAGGCAGAGACTACAGACTGCGGGAAGTTCGAATTTTAAGAGGACAAAAGTCCACCTGCTGCTAAAGCAACAACATCCTTTACAAGATAACTGAATCACGAATGCATTAATAGCACACTACTGTAACATCAAATCTCTGAAGCAGACAAAGGCTGTTTTGCGGAGATTGGGCTTTTGAGGGAAAGCCAGAGCACTACGAAAAAAATCAAGCTTAAAAGGAAAGCTAGTTTATCTGCTTCTAAAGAAGAGATTGCCCAATGTAGGACGATCTGGATTCTAAAGGAGATAATCCATGCTGTGAGGAGACCAGTGTTCCAAAATTCAGCCTACTCTGGGCAGATCAAGTTATAAAGCAAAGTAGTTCTCTTTGGAGAGATTAGATTTTAATGGAGAGGCAGCACACCATGGAGCAATCCAAGCTTAACTGGAGATAAAGTTATGTTTTAGACAAAATCCAGGAGAAGACCCAATTTACTATTCCCTCATTCTCAGGTAACTAGATTTTACTACGTGTAGTATAAACCTCTTAAGGAAATAGAATGTAGAAGCTGTAGTAAATATGTAAAACAGGGAGACAGTTCACATTTAGCTAACACTGTAAGACACCATTTACACTCTTGCTGATTCGGTACAGATTTCTTACCATCTCTTGCGCAATCTCCATAGCTTCCTGCAGGCCGTAGAGCCGGCCACATACGTAGTACACTCCACTGGCCCAGAGGGCGCAACCCTCGTGGACCCAGTATTCATTGCTGTCGAGAGGTAGTTCAGGGATCTGTACCTCAGGTTCAGGCACAAACTCCAGTGGGGCCTTCATGTCCGCATGGCCCGTCTGGGAAGAGTCAGTGTTTCTAGCAGCAGCCTCAGCGCGGTTCCGTCGCTTGAAGCGCGGATGGGTGGTCAGGCTGCGTTGCTCCTTGGTCTTCTCCTcgatctcctcttcctcctcatcagattcagatttgGAGCCATCTGAGGCGCTTTTGTGCCTGACCTTCAACTTAATGCGAACTTCTGAAGATCGTTTTGTTGGTGCGCTTTTGGGCAGACCAGCTGCATATTCTTGGGTGTAGAACGGCCCAAACAGGTCACCCAAATACTTGTAGTTTGCCCACTTcctgcacaggcagcaaaccaagcGACCTATGATGGAAGATTCGGTTACCACAGGGCCTTGCTGCAAAAAGTTGGCGCTAGGTAGTGCCTTGCCTTCCACGGCCTCAGGCTGAGGGGATGTTGGCCTCTGCACCTTCCGTACCTGTTGCGCCAGTTTGctctgctcctcctcctcagcgttgatgatggtgcaggaggcgcCAATTTCACTTTGGCTCTCCACATGAATATAAGGGATGAAGGTCTTGCTACGTACCTCCACCTTTTCTGGCAGTTGGCTTGCATACTTCAACTTGATTTCAGGCTCTTCTGGCTCAACTATGGGAACCATCTGCTTGGTTCTCCGGCGCCTTGGTGGTCCGGCAGGCTTTCTCCGTTCTCGGCGCTGCCGCTTGGGCTTGGGCTCACCTTCAACAACTTCGGCCGGTGGGAGTTGTTCGGTCTGCAAGGCAGCTGAGAGCAGCTGCTGAGAAGCAGCTTGCTGCTTCCgtggctgcttctgctgctgctgctgcttcttctgcttGTTCACACTCCCAATTGGGCGCCCTTTCTTCTTGCCTGATGGAAAGTAACCCTTTGGTGGAAAAGGATCCGGTTTGGGGGGGACGCAAGGAACCACTCTCTCTTTCTCCAGAACTTCGATGACAGGTTCTGGGGCTGGCACTCTGGCAGGAGAGACACTCTTTAGGTCAAGGTATGTCCGTGGCTCAGATCCATTTGGAGATGCATCAGGCCGGTCAAGATTACTTTCCAGTGTTTGTAAAGTTGGGGCAGCCATAGGCCCAATCGGCTCTATCCCAATGCTTGGCAGCTCTAAAGTCTCTTCCTTGACCTCATCCTCAGCTGGACTGCGCCAAACGTCCAATGGCTTCATCAGTGGAAGGTCACATTTCACCACCAAGTCCTCCGGCTCCTCCATTCGAGTCATGGCTTGCGCCATGGCATCAACTTTCCTCACCtctgggacctcccctggtacaGCCTCTGGAAGACGGTTCTTCAGGGACAAGATATCATCCAGGGTGACTGTGTCAGCCACAGTCTCTGTACTATTCGGTGCACCTGTACTTTTCCGGATGCTGGGAGAGGTGATCTTCTGGACAATAGCTTCTAGCTTCAACCCCCGCCCCTTGCGTGGGGGCAATATTTTGGTCTTGGCTTGGCTGCTCAGCGAGAGAGGCTGGGATCCCCTCATCTCACAGCCAACTGCATTCCTGGCTTGTTCCCCCCTGGCCGGGGAGATATCCCCCTCCCGACTCGGAGGGAAGCGACTATAAGAGTTGAATGGTTGCTCTGCACTGTGCCTTGCCGGAGCACCTGTCGGGCGTGCCTTGTCGTCTGCAGGCTTGCCGTCCTGTGGGTGCCGCTTACTAGGAATGGGAGAGATGAATGATCGCACACGCCTCCGCATGATCAGAGGATTTTGATGGGACTCCTCTTGGCCAGGTAGCCGCAGCATCGCACCCCCCAACTTTGGTGACACTGTTGACTCCTCTGGCCTTGCCACATGACCATCAGTCTCCCACTGAGGGCTAAACCGTTTCTGATTGCCAGCCACTGGTAAACTAGCCTTTTTGGCGGGGGAACCTTGCTGGGATAGGTTCCAACCAGCCTCAACTGGCTGTGGCCTTTGGCTGCTCTGCTTCATCTCAAGTGCTACACCAGCAGGTACACCTTCAGCCATCTTATGTGACCTACTATGCTCCTGCACCCCACTGATATCATGATATGGCATTGGGTGGCCGTAAGGGGAAACCTCCTTCTCACTGCGGTATGGGCTCCTCACCCGACCATGAATTGGCTCCTGTCTGGGGCTCTTGCGCTGTGTCTGCTCTTGTCTATGCTGAGCTGAAAGTAGCGCTTGGGCAGAGTTTGCCCAGTCCTTGAACTCTTCCTGCTGCTGGTACATTTGACGCTTGTAGTGAAGTGGGGCAGTCAGACCCTGGTGGGGCTCACCATAGTTGCTGGACCGTGCATTGGCATGGTAGGCCGAAGCCAAGGCTTGTGTCTCTGAGTTCTGGAAAAAGGCAGAATAAAAAGCCTCACGGCTAGCACGGTCAGACAAGCTCATCTGAGGTCCCACATGGTGGGGATCTAATGGCCCTCGGCTACGGCCAGGAGACTGTCTCATTTTTTCACCAAACTCATGTGTCTGGGAAGCTGACTTCCCTCTGCCTCCCATGCGGCCTCCACCTCTCCTACTGTGGGTTGGGCGACTTTCCTGGTGGGCATAGTCAGTGGGACCGTGTGATGGGGCTCTGGCATTGACTCTGGGCACATCGTGTTTGGCACCAAATGGATGGCTGCTCTCAGCAGATTTGCGGTGGTTGAGgccagtgggtgctttgctgggCTCAAATTCATTTTCCTTCAGCAATTTAGGGTCATGTCCTCCAGGAAGAATGACTGACTGGCCAATGCCTGGTGGTGCTCGCTCTCCTCGTACCATCCTAACGTCTGCTATCCTCTCCTGTGCTGAGGAGCTTACATGGCCAATCGGGGGGTGGTGGTGCAAGTGACTTGCAGGGTCACGCATAAGCTGCCTCAGGGGAGAAATATCGCAGATAACGGACCGTCTCTCTGACATGCCAGAATCGTGTCCTTGGGCTTGAGACTCCATCTCAAATTTTCTGGCCATGGAGTACTCAGCCAAGTTGATCTGCTTAGGTTCAGGGGGTGGCCCAGTGGATTTCCTATCCCATGACCCCCAGTGAGGATTGTCCAACATCGAACCCACATTCTTTCCCAGGTTTCCACGGCTGGGCGGCTCACTTGCTTGAGCCATGAGAAGATTAGATCTCATAGCCCCCTCCAATATTCCTGCCAAGGCTGGATTGTCCTGTGCGTTCCTGGCATAGCGTCGTTCTTGGTGATGGTATCCCTGGAGGACCTCCTGAAGAAGGCTAGGGAACTTCTCATTCCTTGCAT is part of the Pleurodeles waltl isolate 20211129_DDA chromosome 4_2, aPleWal1.hap1.20221129, whole genome shotgun sequence genome and encodes:
- the TCF20 gene encoding transcription factor 20 isoform X2 yields the protein MVSSPHSLFHSLAYTPSFALFKIYTPRICAIDLLCPWPSSMQSFREQNNYHGTPQNYSQDVHGSSRLEEFSPRQQAPMFQSSFANRRGGTSSGSPVPPSSTMAGESPGHPAYQAYRKEASELYCLANKEASPGQRSTPSSRAGPGGRRPSGPVQSYGPPQGSAGFSSQYGTDSAHHGPFPAQHSALSGVAQYPQDYAGSFSPGGTQYQPPVAGQQHRQQLYQSHQPLQHTTGQSATSAAAHQQQMQRALAASSAGYPLRVGQFSQHYQTAAPSSSSSSSFPTSQRFGQSGQSYDGYSSVNAGSQYDGHMVGTNAQGYSSTQPGYTYQSQQMKGFDQSKLAQAGGGGGGGNNGGGGQQLTPPAQPPAPQHHMQYSNSTKITIQGQSAQYGQAEAPVRSPMQFQQNFSPISNPSPAPSVTQSPSCSSTPSPLMPGSGDGPQGGSGGGSSMPLAGRNRILQMMPQLSPTPSMITSPSAHSGGSSGYKSFGLEGMQEKRMTDPGLSSLNALSSQVANLPNTVQHMLLSDALAPHKNRGKRSAKKTDSGSNSETSSQAGEQQAKSPLAGSPDGGSSSSSEDQEERVRQLSGQSTGSDSAYKEAPYKEPPYKEPSYKEPSYKEAAYKDVAYRETPYKDPIQEKPSSPQPHLTKEPQSEAPKEDPGPAEIEETVDADEPPKPSEKVVGVIVSREAVASRTEKEDDDEEEEEEEAEEEEEDGGTSPETTEDPPRPQTPPVSAEVSKESNLPQTPYSDGTQGATKGTKGVEISSHHNGEDNDLPGPTIPGSAVGEKTEASRSPGNLGYPYKDNLTVTAPVPRNVGVFPQYPKSQEKVDSPGPAEKKAGGSHARNEKFPSLLQEVLQGYHHQERRYARNAQDNPALAGILEGAMRSNLLMAQASEPPSRGNLGKNVGSMLDNPHWGSWDRKSTGPPPEPKQINLAEYSMARKFEMESQAQGHDSGMSERRSVICDISPLRQLMRDPASHLHHHPPIGHVSSSAQERIADVRMVRGERAPPGIGQSVILPGGHDPKLLKENEFEPSKAPTGLNHRKSAESSHPFGAKHDVPRVNARAPSHGPTDYAHQESRPTHSRRGGGRMGGRGKSASQTHEFGEKMRQSPGRSRGPLDPHHVGPQMSLSDRASREAFYSAFFQNSETQALASAYHANARSSNYGEPHQGLTAPLHYKRQMYQQQEEFKDWANSAQALLSAQHRQEQTQRKSPRQEPIHGRVRSPYRSEKEVSPYGHPMPYHDISGVQEHSRSHKMAEGVPAGVALEMKQSSQRPQPVEAGWNLSQQGSPAKKASLPVAGNQKRFSPQWETDGHVARPEESTVSPKLGGAMLRLPGQEESHQNPLIMRRRVRSFISPIPSKRHPQDGKPADDKARPTGAPARHSAEQPFNSYSRFPPSREGDISPARGEQARNAVGCEMRGSQPLSLSSQAKTKILPPRKGRGLKLEAIVQKITSPSIRKSTGAPNSTETVADTVTLDDILSLKNRLPEAVPGEVPEVRKVDAMAQAMTRMEEPEDLVVKCDLPLMKPLDVWRSPAEDEVKEETLELPSIGIEPIGPMAAPTLQTLESNLDRPDASPNGSEPRTYLDLKSVSPARVPAPEPVIEVLEKERVVPCVPPKPDPFPPKGYFPSGKKKGRPIGSVNKQKKQQQQQKQPRKQQAASQQLLSAALQTEQLPPAEVVEGEPKPKRQRRERRKPAGPPRRRRTKQMVPIVEPEEPEIKLKYASQLPEKVEVRSKTFIPYIHVESQSEIGASCTIINAEEEEQSKLAQQVRKVQRPTSPQPEAVEGKALPSANFLQQGPVVTESSIIGRLVCCLCRKWANYKYLGDLFGPFYTQEYAAGLPKSAPTKRSSEVRIKLKVRHKSASDGSKSESDEEEEEIEEKTKEQRSLTTHPRFKRRNRAEAAARNTDSSQTGHADMKAPLEFVPEPEVQIPELPLDSNEYWVHEGCALWASGVYYVCGRLYGLQEAMEIAQEMKCSHCQEPGASLGCYNRGCSSQYHHLCAMESDCLLNEQDFSVRCPKHKAKKKS
- the TCF20 gene encoding transcription factor 20 isoform X3; this translates as MQSFREQNNYHGTPQNYSQDVHGSSRLEEFSPRQQAPMFQSSFANRRGGTSSGSPVPPSSTMAGESPGHPAYQAYRKEASELYCLANKEASPGQRSTPSSRAGPGGRRPSGPVQSYGPPQGSAGFSSQYGTDSAHHGPFPAQHSALSGVAQYPQDYAGSFSPGGTQYQPPVAGQQHRQQLYQSHQPLQHTTGQSATSAAAHQQQMQRALAASSAGYPLRVGQFSQHYQTAAPSSSSSSSFPTSQRFGQSGQSYDGYSSVNAGSQYDGHMVGTNAQGYSSTQPGYTYQSQQMKGFDQSKLAQAGGGGGGGNNGGGGQQLTPPAQPPAPQHHMQYSNSTKITIQGQSAQYGQAEAPVRSPMQFQQNFSPISNPSPAPSVTQSPSCSSTPSPLMPGSGDGPQGGSGGGSSMPLAGRNRILQMMPQLSPTPSMITSPSAHSGGSSGYKSFGLEGMQEKRMTDPGLSSLNALSSQVANLPNTVQHMLLSDALAPHKNRGKRSAKKTDSGSNSETSSQAGEQQAKSPLAGSPDGGSSSSSEDQEERVRQLSGQSTGSDSAYKEAPYKEPPYKEPSYKEPSYKEAAYKDVAYRETPYKDPIQEKPSSPQPHLTKEPQSEAPKEDPGPAEIEETVDADEPPKPSEKVVGVIVSREAVASRTEKEDDDEEEEEEEAEEEEEDGGTSPETTEDPPRPQTPPVSAEVSKESNLPQTPYSDGTQGATKGTKGVEISSHHNGEDNDLPGPTIPGSAVGEKTEASRSPGNLGYPYKDNLTVTAPVPRNVGVFPQYPKSQEKVDSPGPAEKKAGGSHARNEKFPSLLQEVLQGYHHQERRYARNAQDNPALAGILEGAMRSNLLMAQASEPPSRGNLGKNVGSMLDNPHWGSWDRKSTGPPPEPKQINLAEYSMARKFEMESQAQGHDSGMSERRSVICDISPLRQLMRDPASHLHHHPPIGHVSSSAQERIADVRMVRGERAPPGIGQSVILPGGHDPKLLKENEFEPSKAPTGLNHRKSAESSHPFGAKHDVPRVNARAPSHGPTDYAHQESRPTHSRRGGGRMGGRGKSASQTHEFGEKMRQSPGRSRGPLDPHHVGPQMSLSDRASREAFYSAFFQNSETQALASAYHANARSSNYGEPHQGLTAPLHYKRQMYQQQEEFKDWANSAQALLSAQHRQEQTQRKSPRQEPIHGRVRSPYRSEKEVSPYGHPMPYHDISGVQEHSRSHKMAEGVPAGVALEMKQSSQRPQPVEAGWNLSQQGSPAKKASLPVAGNQKRFSPQWETDGHVARPEESTVSPKLGGAMLRLPGQEESHQNPLIMRRRVRSFISPIPSKRHPQDGKPADDKARPTGAPARHSAEQPFNSYSRFPPSREGDISPARGEQARNAVGCEMRGSQPLSLSSQAKTKILPPRKGRGLKLEAIVQKITSPSIRKSTGAPNSTETVADTVTLDDILSLKNRLPEAVPGEVPEVRKVDAMAQAMTRMEEPEDLVVKCDLPLMKPLDVWRSPAEDEVKEETLELPSIGIEPIGPMAAPTLQTLESNLDRPDASPNGSEPRTYLDLKSVSPARVPAPEPVIEVLEKERVVPCVPPKPDPFPPKGYFPSGKKKGRPIGSVNKQKKQQQQQKQPRKQQAASQQLLSAALQTEQLPPAEVVEGEPKPKRQRRERRKPAGPPRRRRTKQMVPIVEPEEPEIKLKYASQLPEKVEVRSKTFIPYIHVESQSEIGASCTIINAEEEEQSKLAQQVRKVQRPTSPQPEAVEGKALPSANFLQQGPVVTESSIIGRLVCCLCRKWANYKYLGDLFGPFYTQEYAAGLPKSAPTKRSSEVRIKLKVRHKSASDGSKSESDEEEEEIEEKTKEQRSLTTHPRFKRRNRAEAAARNTDSSQTGHADMKAPLEFVPEPEVQIPELPLDSNEYWVHEGCALWASGVYYVCGRLYGLQEAMEIAQEMKCSHCQEPGASLGCYNRGCSSQYHHLCAMESDCLLNEQDFSVRCPKHKTQTVMGVAAEQSEEG
- the TCF20 gene encoding transcription factor 20 isoform X1 gives rise to the protein MVSSPHSLFHSLAYTPSFALFKIYTPRICAIDLLCPWPSSMQSFREQNNYHGTPQNYSQDVHGSSRLEEFSPRQQAPMFQSSFANRRGGTSSGSPVPPSSTMAGESPGHPAYQAYRKEASELYCLANKEASPGQRSTPSSRAGPGGRRPSGPVQSYGPPQGSAGFSSQYGTDSAHHGPFPAQHSALSGVAQYPQDYAGSFSPGGTQYQPPVAGQQHRQQLYQSHQPLQHTTGQSATSAAAHQQQMQRALAASSAGYPLRVGQFSQHYQTAAPSSSSSSSFPTSQRFGQSGQSYDGYSSVNAGSQYDGHMVGTNAQGYSSTQPGYTYQSQQMKGFDQSKLAQAGGGGGGGNNGGGGQQLTPPAQPPAPQHHMQYSNSTKITIQGQSAQYGQAEAPVRSPMQFQQNFSPISNPSPAPSVTQSPSCSSTPSPLMPGSGDGPQGGSGGGSSMPLAGRNRILQMMPQLSPTPSMITSPSAHSGGSSGYKSFGLEGMQEKRMTDPGLSSLNALSSQVANLPNTVQHMLLSDALAPHKNRGKRSAKKTDSGSNSETSSQAGEQQAKSPLAGSPDGGSSSSSEDQEERVRQLSGQSTGSDSAYKEAPYKEPPYKEPSYKEPSYKEAAYKDVAYRETPYKDPIQEKPSSPQPHLTKEPQSEAPKEDPGPAEIEETVDADEPPKPSEKVVGVIVSREAVASRTEKEDDDEEEEEEEAEEEEEDGGTSPETTEDPPRPQTPPVSAEVSKESNLPQTPYSDGTQGATKGTKGVEISSHHNGEDNDLPGPTIPGSAVGEKTEASRSPGNLGYPYKDNLTVTAPVPRNVGVFPQYPKSQEKVDSPGPAEKKAGGSHARNEKFPSLLQEVLQGYHHQERRYARNAQDNPALAGILEGAMRSNLLMAQASEPPSRGNLGKNVGSMLDNPHWGSWDRKSTGPPPEPKQINLAEYSMARKFEMESQAQGHDSGMSERRSVICDISPLRQLMRDPASHLHHHPPIGHVSSSAQERIADVRMVRGERAPPGIGQSVILPGGHDPKLLKENEFEPSKAPTGLNHRKSAESSHPFGAKHDVPRVNARAPSHGPTDYAHQESRPTHSRRGGGRMGGRGKSASQTHEFGEKMRQSPGRSRGPLDPHHVGPQMSLSDRASREAFYSAFFQNSETQALASAYHANARSSNYGEPHQGLTAPLHYKRQMYQQQEEFKDWANSAQALLSAQHRQEQTQRKSPRQEPIHGRVRSPYRSEKEVSPYGHPMPYHDISGVQEHSRSHKMAEGVPAGVALEMKQSSQRPQPVEAGWNLSQQGSPAKKASLPVAGNQKRFSPQWETDGHVARPEESTVSPKLGGAMLRLPGQEESHQNPLIMRRRVRSFISPIPSKRHPQDGKPADDKARPTGAPARHSAEQPFNSYSRFPPSREGDISPARGEQARNAVGCEMRGSQPLSLSSQAKTKILPPRKGRGLKLEAIVQKITSPSIRKSTGAPNSTETVADTVTLDDILSLKNRLPEAVPGEVPEVRKVDAMAQAMTRMEEPEDLVVKCDLPLMKPLDVWRSPAEDEVKEETLELPSIGIEPIGPMAAPTLQTLESNLDRPDASPNGSEPRTYLDLKSVSPARVPAPEPVIEVLEKERVVPCVPPKPDPFPPKGYFPSGKKKGRPIGSVNKQKKQQQQQKQPRKQQAASQQLLSAALQTEQLPPAEVVEGEPKPKRQRRERRKPAGPPRRRRTKQMVPIVEPEEPEIKLKYASQLPEKVEVRSKTFIPYIHVESQSEIGASCTIINAEEEEQSKLAQQVRKVQRPTSPQPEAVEGKALPSANFLQQGPVVTESSIIGRLVCCLCRKWANYKYLGDLFGPFYTQEYAAGLPKSAPTKRSSEVRIKLKVRHKSASDGSKSESDEEEEEIEEKTKEQRSLTTHPRFKRRNRAEAAARNTDSSQTGHADMKAPLEFVPEPEVQIPELPLDSNEYWVHEGCALWASGVYYVCGRLYGLQEAMEIAQEMKCSHCQEPGASLGCYNRGCSSQYHHLCAMESDCLLNEQDFSVRCPKHKTQTVMGVAAEQSEEG